In Monodelphis domestica isolate mMonDom1 chromosome 4, mMonDom1.pri, whole genome shotgun sequence, one DNA window encodes the following:
- the PLA2G2F gene encoding group IIF secretory phospholipase A2: MEDGARANPKEFRKKGLVRLLSWKMAVEQTGIFFPRATSLWNATRSIPGIRKLFTITILAGSVLPMVHGSLLNLKSMVETITGRSAILSFVGYGCYCGLGGRGMPMDEVDWCCHAHDCCYQKLFDQGCHPYVDGYKFSIDNETQTITCSEQNETECDKQTCECDKNVVLCLNNQLYNEEFRSYFNIFCTGNTPSCSIYDPLPVEIECRHIPKIPPPPT; encoded by the exons ATGGAAGATGGGGCTCGGGCCAACCCCAAAGAGTTCAGGAAGAAGGGGCTGGTTAGACTCCTATCCTGGAAGATGGCAGTAGAGCAGACTGGGATATTCTTCCCCAGGGCTACCTCTCTTTGGAATGCCACCAG GTCCATCCCAGGCATCAGGAAGTTATTCACAATCACCATCCTAGCAGGCAGCG TCCTTCCCATGGTCCATGGAAGCCTACTGAACCTGAAGTCAATGGTAGAAACCATCACTGGGAGAAGTGCCATTCTCTCCTTTGTGGGCTATGGCTGCTACTGTGGGCTAGGTGGAAGGGGTATGCCCATGGATGAAGTGGACTG GTGCTGCCATGCCCATGACTGCTGCTACCAGAAGCTGTTTGATCAGGGGTGCCACCCCTATGTTGATGGATACAAATTCTCCATTGACAATGAGACCCAGACCATCACGTGCA GTGAACAGAATGAGACGGAGTGTGACAagcagacttgtgaatgtgacaAGAATGTGGTCTTGTGCCTCAACAACCAGTTGTACAATGAGGAATTCCGCAGTTACTTCAACATCTTCTGCACAGGAAACACTCCATCCTGTAGCATCTATGATCCTCTGCCAGTGGAGATTGAATGTAGACACATCCCTAAGATCCCACCTCCACCTACCTAG